Part of the Acidobacteriota bacterium genome is shown below.
GTACTCCTTCATCTTCGGGTTCCACCGCTTGGTCTGGTGGCCGAAGTGAACTCCCGCCTCCAACAAGTCTTTGACAGCGATCGGGGTCAAGCTTCCTCCAAGAACTCTCGAATGCCGTGATGAACCGCGGCTAGCGCTTGCTGAACTGGAACCGCTTGCGTGCACCGGCCAGGCCGTACTTCTTGCGTTCCTTGGCCCGCGGATCGCGCGTGAGCAGCCCGTGCTTCTTCAACTGGGGCCGCAGCTCGGCGTTGTACTCGACGAGCGCCCGCGCGATGCCCAGCCGGAGCGCCCCCGCCTGACCGACGATGCCGCCGCCCGTGGTGGTCGCCATGATGTCGAACTTGTCGGCGACCTCCGTCAGCACGAGGGGCTGGCGAATCAGCATGCGCACGGTGTCGGTGGGATAGGTGGCCTCGACCGGCTTGGCATTGACGACGATCGCCCCCGTGCCGGGCCGGAGGAACACGCGGGCGGTGGACGACTTGCGGCGGCCGGTGCCGTAGTACTGAGCGACTGTCACGTCAGGCAACCTCGAACTGGGTGGGTTTCTGGGCCACGTGCGGATGGTCCGGCCCCTCGTAGACCTTGAGCTTCCGATACATCGCGTCGCCAAGGGGCGACTTCGGCAACATGCCCCGCACGGCCTCTTCGACGAGGCGCGCCGGCCGCTTCTTGCGCACGTCCTTCGCCCGCTCCTCGCGCAACCCGCCCTCGTAGCCCGAGTGGTAGCGATAGAGCTTCTGGTCGTCCTTCCTGCCGGTGAGCCGCACGGTCGCGGCATTGACGACGATGACGTGGTCGCCGGTGTCGATGAACGGGGTGTAGACGGCCTTGTGCTTGCCCTGCAACAACTTGGCGGCCGCACTGGCCACCCGTCCGAGGACCTGGCCCCCGGCATCGATCACGTGCCACCGCTTCTCGACGGCGGCGGCGCTCGGCACGAACGTACGCATGAGATCCCTTTCAGCCGTAGACAAACGACGGCAAACAGAGAGGATACTGCGCTCTCACGTCGCTGTCAACTGAGGCACGCGGAGGCACGCAGAACCCGACCGACGCGTCCCGCAGGCGGGGGACGGAACGCGAAAGACGGATGACGCCCCGACGACACGGGGCGACGGTCGGCCGGACGGCAGTGTAGCGCACCCTCCCGTTGCCTGTCACCCGCGGCGATCACGAATTGCGTCGGTGCCGGCCCAGAATCGTTTACGAAATTGCCATTTCACGCCAGTGTGCCCGCTCCGCTCACGTCTCCAGATCGGCCAGTGGCGCGCCATTCCGTGGCCTCGACAGGGGATGGCATTGCCCTTGCCTCCCTTTCGGGCCGGGGCGGTGCCCCAGCGGTCAGGACCCGCCCGGGTCGACACGACAGCCGGGCGCTTTCGAAGGCGAGGTTCTCCGGTGTTCCGAAAAGCCAAGTCGGTCGTCGGGCTCGATATCGGATCGAGCGCGGTCAAGGCGGTCGAGTTGAAGCCGTCCGGCAAGGGCCACAAGGTCGTGGCGTTCGGCAGCGAGCCGATCCCCGCCGACAGCATCGTCGATGGCGCCATCATCGACGGCGCGGCCGTGGCCGACGCCATTCGCCGGCTCTTCGAGACCCACGGGATCAAGGACAAGGACGTCTGCGCATCGCTCTCGGGCAATGCCGTGATCGTCAAGAAGATCACCCTGCCCCCGATGAGCGAAGCGGAACTCGCCGAGTCCATCTACTGGGAAGCCGAGCAGTACATTCCCTTCGACATCCAGGACGTCAGCCTCGACTACCAGATCGTGTCCGGCGGCGCGGCAGGCAAGGGCAAAGCCGCCCCCGGCACGGGGATGGAAGTGCTGCTCGTCGCGGCGAAGAAGGAGAAGATCGCCGACTACACCGGGGTGATCGCCCAGGCCGGTCGAACCCCGGTCATCGTCGATGTCGACGCCTTCGCCCTGCAGAATGCCTACGAGGTCAATTACGGGCTCGAGCCCGGCGCCGTCGTGGCGCTCATCGACATCGGCGCCAGCATCACCAGCATCAACATCGTCAGCGGCGAGCAGTCGCTCTTCACCCGCGACATCTCCATCGGCGGGCACGCCTACACCGAGGCGCTCCAGAAGGAGCTCCACCTGTCGCAGGAGCAGGCCGAGACCCTCAAGAAGGGGGGGACCGCCGTCGACAGCGTCGACTTCGAGCAGGCGCGCCCCGTGCTCCGGGCGGTGACCGACAACGTCCTGCTCGAGATCCAGAAGACCTTCGATTTCTTCCGGGGCACGACCGGGACCGCGCACATCGACCGCATCGTGCTGAGCGGCGGGGCCTCGCGGGTCGACGGGTTCGCCGAGATGCTCGCCGAGCGCTTCGACGCCCAGATCGAAGAGTTCGACCCCTTCAAGACGATCGCGTTTGACGCGCAGAAGTTCGGGGTGACGGTCCCCGCCGACGTCGCGGCGACGTCGGCCGTGGCCGTTGGCCTCGCGCTGCGCCGGGTGAACGACCGATGATCCGCATCAACCTCCTCGCCGTCGAACGCAAGCCCAAGGGGCCCTCCGGCCTCGATCTCGTCCGGAACCCCCTGTGGCTGGTCCTGATCCTCGTCGTGGCGACCGCCGCGGGGCTCGGCTGGCGCTTCCTGTCGCTGCAGCAGGTGTCGGCCGGTCTCGACCGCGACATCCAGCAGGCGCGCCAGGAAGCGGAGAGCCTGCGCGCCGTGCTCGAGAAGGTCGAGCAGGCCGAGGCCCGGCGCCAGCAGCTGCAGCAGCGTGTCGCGCTCATCGAAGAACTGCGCCGCAGCCAGAGCGGGCCGGTTCGCCTGCTCGACGAGCTCAGTCGCAGTCTGCCCGACCGCCTCTGGCTCACCCAGCTCCTGCAGGAGGGCGGCGGTGCCGTGAAGATCGACGGCCGCACGACGTCGCTCACGGCGCTCTCCGACTTCGTGGGCAACCTCGAGCAGTCCGGGTACTTCGCCCGGCCCGTCGAGATCATCGACAGCCAGGTCGAGACCGACCGCGCCGTCGGCGAGCTGGTCAAGTTCACCGTGCGGGCGCGGTTTGCGCCGCCGGCCGACGCGCCGGCCGCCGTGCCCACGACCCAAGGAGCCAATTGACCGGCCGCGAGGCTGGTGGACGGGTGAGCGCCATGCAATTGAGTCTTTCGAAGCTTCCCTGGTACGGACAGGCCGGCGTGGCCGCGCTGCTGTGTGCGGCCGCCATCGGCGTCTTCTACCAGTTCCACGAGACCCCGGCGCAGGCCGCGATCTCGACCAAGCGGCAGGAACTGACCGGCCTCCAGGCCGAGGTGCGCAAGGGGCGGCAGGCGCAGGCCAACCTGCCGGCCTTCGAGGCCGAGGTCAACGAGCTCGAGGGTCGGCTGAACAACCTGCGCGCGGTCCTGCCCGAGCAGAAGGACGTCGCCGATCTCCTGCGCCGTCTCCAGACGCTCGCCGCGCAGTCGAACCTCGAGATCCGCGCCTTCACCCCTCAGGCGATCGCACAGCAGCAGATGCACGCCGAGTGGCCGATCAAGCTGGAGATCGACGGCACCTACCACGACCTCGGCCTGTTCTTCGACAAGGTCAGCAAGGTCCCGCGCATCATCAACGTCTCGAACATCAAGATCGCCGCGCGCTCCGGCCGCCGCGACGAGACGAGCGCCGCCACGGTGACGGCGTCGTGCGTGGCCACGACCTTCGTGCTGTCCGAAGCCCCCGCGGAGGAGCCGCAAGCCGCCGGGCGGTCGCGGCGTCCGGCAGCGAAGCCCGGGGCCAAGCCTGGCGCCCGGCCGGCGGCGAAGCCGGCCCGATGAGGAACCAGTGATGCGCACACCACGCGTTTCATCGACGTCGCCCACCCGTCGCCCGTCACGGGCCGTCGGCCTGCTCGTCCTGTCGCTGACCGTCCCGGGGGGCGCGGCGACGGTCGACACGGTCCTCGCCCAGACGAGCGGTCCCGAGCGTCAAGCCCGCGCGCAGACCGCGCGTCCCGCGCCGCCGCCGCCGGCTGCGTACGCGTACGAGCCCGGTGGGCGTCGCGACCCGTTCGTCAGCCTGGCCGGGGGCGCGTCCGAGCAGCGGGGCACGGCGGTCCGGCCGCCGGGTCTCGCCGGCGTGGCCGTGGGCGAACTCGCGCTGCGCGGCATCGTGCAGAACCAGGGTGCCTTTGCGGCGATGATCCAGGCCCCAGACAAGAAGAGCTACCTCATCCGAAGCGGCGACCGCCTCTTCGACGCCACCGTCAAGGCCGTCGTGGCCGACGCGGTCGTGTTCGTCCAGGAAGTCACCGATCCACTGTCGCTCGTGAAGCAGCGCGAAATCCGCAAGCCGCTGCGGCCCGCTGAGGAGGGCAAGTGATGCGCACGCGAATCAGGACGATTCCCCTCATCGCGCTGCTCGGCGCGATGGCGTTGGGGAGCGTGACTTCTGCCGACACGAGCAGTCGTGCGGTTCCCGCAGCCGACGCGGCGCTCGGCGCCGCCGCGATCGTCGATCGCGCCACGGTGCTCTCGGCCGTCGAGGCGACCACCGGCGGCGGCCTCGCCCGGATTACCCTTCGCGGGAACGGCCGGCTCGAGCCGCGCGTCGTCGAGGAGGCCCGCGACCTGCCTCACCGGCTGCTGCTCGACTTCCCGGACGTTCGCGCGGCGGCGCCCTCGTCGACTCGCGTCGGCCAGCTCGGGGTCGACCGCATCCGGGTCGCCGTCAACAGCCACGACCCGCTCGTGACCAGAGTGGTGGTCGACCTCCAGCAGCGTCTGCCGTACCGGATCGAGCGCGTGGGCGAGGGCGGCCGCGACCTGACGATCGTGCTCGGCGACCACGCGGCTCCGGTGGCCGAGGCCATCCCGGCCATCGACCCGGCCGCCGCGGAGTACGCCGAGGCCCCGGCCGCGACGCCCGCCCCTGCGGTCGTCGCGGCGGACCCGGCGCCGCCGGCCGTCCCGGTGCCCGTGCCCGTTCCAGTCGCCCTGGCCACCGTGGCGGCCCCCGTGCCGGCCGAGGTCGAAGCCCCCGTGCCGTCGGCATCGCCGAGCGGGACAGCCGCGCTCGCGCAGGGCTCGACGTTCGGGTCGCGCGAGGCGCCGCAGTTCTCCGGCCACGCGATCACGCTCGACTTCCAGGGCGTCGACCTCCGT
Proteins encoded:
- the rpsI gene encoding 30S ribosomal protein S9 yields the protein MTVAQYYGTGRRKSSTARVFLRPGTGAIVVNAKPVEATYPTDTVRMLIRQPLVLTEVADKFDIMATTTGGGIVGQAGALRLGIARALVEYNAELRPQLKKHGLLTRDPRAKERKKYGLAGARKRFQFSKR
- the rplM gene encoding 50S ribosomal protein L13, translated to MRTFVPSAAAVEKRWHVIDAGGQVLGRVASAAAKLLQGKHKAVYTPFIDTGDHVIVVNAATVRLTGRKDDQKLYRYHSGYEGGLREERAKDVRKKRPARLVEEAVRGMLPKSPLGDAMYRKLKVYEGPDHPHVAQKPTQFEVA
- the pilM gene encoding type IV pilus assembly protein PilM → MFRKAKSVVGLDIGSSAVKAVELKPSGKGHKVVAFGSEPIPADSIVDGAIIDGAAVADAIRRLFETHGIKDKDVCASLSGNAVIVKKITLPPMSEAELAESIYWEAEQYIPFDIQDVSLDYQIVSGGAAGKGKAAPGTGMEVLLVAAKKEKIADYTGVIAQAGRTPVIVDVDAFALQNAYEVNYGLEPGAVVALIDIGASITSINIVSGEQSLFTRDISIGGHAYTEALQKELHLSQEQAETLKKGGTAVDSVDFEQARPVLRAVTDNVLLEIQKTFDFFRGTTGTAHIDRIVLSGGASRVDGFAEMLAERFDAQIEEFDPFKTIAFDAQKFGVTVPADVAATSAVAVGLALRRVNDR
- a CDS encoding PilN domain-containing protein codes for the protein MIRINLLAVERKPKGPSGLDLVRNPLWLVLILVVATAAGLGWRFLSLQQVSAGLDRDIQQARQEAESLRAVLEKVEQAEARRQQLQQRVALIEELRRSQSGPVRLLDELSRSLPDRLWLTQLLQEGGGAVKIDGRTTSLTALSDFVGNLEQSGYFARPVEIIDSQVETDRAVGELVKFTVRARFAPPADAPAAVPTTQGAN
- a CDS encoding type 4a pilus biogenesis protein PilO, which produces MQLSLSKLPWYGQAGVAALLCAAAIGVFYQFHETPAQAAISTKRQELTGLQAEVRKGRQAQANLPAFEAEVNELEGRLNNLRAVLPEQKDVADLLRRLQTLAAQSNLEIRAFTPQAIAQQQMHAEWPIKLEIDGTYHDLGLFFDKVSKVPRIINVSNIKIAARSGRRDETSAATVTASCVATTFVLSEAPAEEPQAAGRSRRPAAKPGAKPGARPAAKPAR